One genomic window of Thalassoroseus pseudoceratinae includes the following:
- a CDS encoding arsenate reductase ArsC translates to MSRTKVLFLCTGNSCRSQMAEGWARHLLSDRVEPYSAGIEAHGMNPNAIQVMQEAGVDITGQSSKLVSSLQDVPLDLVITVCGHADENCPPFLGKARVVHVGFDDPPKLAKEAKSEEEALDHYRRVRDEIRTFISDQLPELLDATPGETH, encoded by the coding sequence ATGTCTCGCACCAAAGTATTGTTTCTCTGTACGGGCAATTCTTGCCGCAGTCAGATGGCGGAAGGTTGGGCACGCCATCTACTCAGTGACCGTGTCGAACCCTATTCCGCCGGCATCGAAGCGCACGGCATGAACCCGAATGCCATCCAAGTGATGCAGGAAGCGGGCGTCGATATCACGGGACAATCGTCCAAGTTGGTCAGTTCCTTGCAGGATGTTCCGCTGGATTTGGTCATCACGGTGTGCGGTCACGCGGATGAAAACTGCCCCCCGTTTCTTGGCAAAGCCCGAGTAGTGCACGTCGGTTTCGATGATCCTCCCAAACTTGCGAAGGAAGCCAAATCGGAAGAGGAAGCCCTCGACCACTACCGACGTGTTCGTGATGAAATTCGCACCTTCATCAGCGATCAACTCCCCGAACTCCTGGATGCAACTCCGGGCGAAACTCACTAA
- a CDS encoding ArsR/SmtB family transcription factor, whose product MTKRKPQQRECDSRPVSLPDDASAEELAQLAWAVAHPARVRIVRLLINREACVCGEIVAELPLAQSTVSQHLKILKESGVIQGEIAGPKVCYCINTEKLERLKQLIAEL is encoded by the coding sequence ATGACAAAACGCAAACCGCAACAACGTGAATGTGATTCGAGGCCGGTCAGCCTGCCCGACGATGCAAGTGCCGAGGAATTGGCTCAGCTTGCGTGGGCGGTTGCGCATCCGGCTCGTGTTCGGATCGTGCGATTGTTGATCAATCGCGAAGCATGCGTTTGCGGCGAAATCGTCGCAGAATTGCCGTTGGCTCAATCGACCGTTTCGCAACACCTGAAGATCCTGAAAGAGTCCGGAGTGATTCAAGGTGAGATCGCCGGTCCGAAAGTCTGCTACTGCATCAATACGGAGAAGCTCGAACGACTCAAACAATTAATCGCCGAGTTGTAA
- a CDS encoding sensor histidine kinase: MLFARTIRRKMVCLLALVLVMLVVMSLSGISGLMSYRRAVHDLDFSINHAPRRADLSDAIGGLFEPLLLAPPRTDQAAQFQADRLDERLKAARERVADYRAKLNELPPSEANRQQHPVRMANLASVEQYLTDLDASKHQLERVDTPNRPAVIASMMQKIGALATIVQRMPDYNQGLNETLVHARGVYQSRFVMVCLASGVVMLLFPLLVYYGYKNIFSPLRKLHQGAQRVAYGDFNYRLKLNSKDEMAELASAFNKMTKRFQEITRNLDGQVRERCKQLVRNERLAGIGFLAAGVAHEINNPLQAIGIASESLMGRMDEILYDAPEGDREIVDQYLSMIQRESDRCQQITRKLLDFSRGQDTARTRNDLTTIVSEVLTMVGHMSRFQDREIVFERTTPCYVIANGPELKQVVLNIVANSLEAMDPGGKLTIEIMEETDDVKIHFQDNGCGMSQDTLDNLFEPFYTRRKDGKGTGLGMSISQRIIGDHGGTIEASSAGVGQGSQFQIQLPKRPQQSIAA, translated from the coding sequence ATGCTTTTTGCCCGCACCATTCGCCGGAAAATGGTTTGCTTGCTAGCTTTAGTGCTGGTAATGCTGGTCGTGATGTCACTCAGCGGTATTTCCGGTTTGATGTCGTATCGCCGAGCGGTTCACGATCTCGATTTCAGCATCAACCATGCGCCTCGCCGTGCGGATCTTTCAGATGCCATCGGCGGATTGTTTGAACCGCTGTTGCTTGCCCCGCCGCGAACGGATCAAGCAGCCCAGTTCCAAGCCGATCGGTTGGACGAACGACTGAAAGCTGCCCGGGAACGCGTCGCGGATTATCGGGCCAAGTTGAACGAGCTACCACCGAGTGAAGCGAATCGGCAACAACATCCCGTCCGGATGGCGAACTTGGCAAGTGTCGAGCAGTACTTGACCGACCTTGATGCCTCGAAACATCAGTTGGAACGGGTCGACACACCCAATCGGCCGGCCGTGATTGCTTCGATGATGCAGAAAATCGGAGCACTCGCGACCATCGTCCAACGCATGCCCGACTACAACCAGGGCCTGAACGAAACCCTGGTGCACGCGCGTGGCGTCTACCAATCTCGGTTTGTGATGGTTTGTCTGGCCAGCGGCGTGGTGATGTTGTTGTTCCCACTTTTGGTCTATTACGGCTACAAGAACATTTTCTCTCCGCTGCGAAAACTCCACCAGGGAGCACAACGCGTGGCTTACGGGGACTTCAATTATCGTTTGAAACTCAACTCCAAAGACGAGATGGCCGAGTTGGCGTCTGCGTTCAACAAGATGACCAAACGGTTTCAGGAGATCACTCGAAATCTCGATGGCCAGGTTCGCGAGCGGTGCAAACAACTCGTGCGGAACGAACGCTTAGCGGGGATCGGATTTCTCGCCGCAGGAGTGGCTCATGAGATCAACAATCCGCTGCAAGCAATTGGGATTGCCAGTGAATCGTTGATGGGACGGATGGATGAAATCCTCTACGACGCTCCGGAAGGTGATCGCGAAATTGTCGATCAATACTTATCCATGATTCAACGGGAATCCGACCGTTGCCAACAGATTACGCGAAAGTTGCTCGACTTCTCGCGAGGCCAAGACACGGCCCGAACCCGCAATGATCTCACAACGATCGTCTCCGAAGTGCTGACGATGGTCGGACACATGAGTCGCTTCCAAGATCGGGAAATCGTCTTCGAGCGCACCACACCATGTTACGTCATCGCCAACGGACCGGAACTCAAGCAGGTCGTTTTGAACATTGTGGCGAATTCGCTCGAAGCAATGGACCCCGGTGGCAAATTGACCATCGAAATCATGGAAGAAACCGACGATGTGAAAATTCACTTCCAAGACAACGGTTGCGGGATGTCTCAGGATACGTTGGACAACCTGTTCGAGCCGTTCTACACTCGTCGCAAAGACGGGAAGGGCACGGGGTTGGGCATGTCGATCAGCCAACGCATTATTGGCGATCATGGCGGCACCATCGAAGCCAGCAGTGCCGGTGTCGGTCAAGGCAGCCAGTTCCAAATTCAACTTCCCAAACGCCCGCAGCAGTCCATCGCCGCTTAA
- a CDS encoding arylsulfatase — translation MRNVIRPDLITYDAKDPDSKFPPIPRIRPPKDAPNVLIVLIDDVGFGAASTFGGPCQTPTLERLAKGGLRYTRFHTTALCSPTRQALLTGRNHHSVGMGGITEIATGAPGYSSVRPNTKAPLAMTLKLNGFSTAHFGKCHEVPVWQTSPAGPFDAWPTGGNGFEYFYGFIGGEANQWYPTLYEGTTPVENKKTPEQGYHFMPDMTDKAIKWIGQQKTLMPDKPFFVYFAPGATHAPHHVPKSWADKYKGQFDQGYDKIREEIFARQKRLGVIPPDAKLTAPNPEVPRWEDVPEDFKPVLAREMEVYAGFLEYTDHHVGRLIDSLEKLEILDNTLVYYIVGDNGASAEGGINGCFNEMSYFNGIQALETPEYLTARIDEFGGPKAYNHFAVGWALAMCTPYQWTKQVASHWGGTRNGTVIHWPNGIDSEGEIREQFTHVIDVAPTILEAAGLPHPESVNGIQQQAIEGKSMLYSFNNADAPEQHSTQYFEMFGNRGIYHNGWTAVTKHRTPWTPQDAKVPAFDDDVWELYSDKDWTQSKNLAKDMPEKLHELQRQWLIEAARYNVLPLDDRVIEKMNPDTAGRPILIEGKKQLLFSGMGRLLENNVLNIKNKSHSVTAAIVVPEKGAEGVIISQGANIGGWSLYAHQGKLKYCYNYGGFKNYFVESAQPLSVGEHQVRMEFNYDGGGLGKGGVATLYVDGKKVGQGKVDATLAIVFSADDGCDVGEDSGAAVSPDYGPLRNGFNGVINGVQLSIADDPDNHVVDPKAAIRAALGRQ, via the coding sequence ATGCGGAACGTGATTCGGCCGGACCTGATCACCTACGATGCCAAAGACCCAGACAGCAAGTTTCCGCCTATTCCACGAATTCGACCACCGAAGGACGCACCCAATGTGTTGATCGTGTTGATTGATGATGTTGGATTCGGTGCGGCCAGCACGTTCGGTGGTCCCTGCCAGACTCCCACACTAGAACGCCTCGCGAAAGGCGGGTTGCGTTACACGCGATTCCACACCACTGCGTTGTGTTCACCGACTCGGCAAGCGTTGCTGACCGGACGAAACCATCACTCGGTGGGCATGGGCGGCATTACCGAGATCGCCACAGGGGCGCCGGGGTACAGTTCGGTCCGACCGAACACGAAGGCTCCGTTGGCGATGACGCTGAAACTCAACGGGTTTTCGACCGCACATTTCGGCAAATGTCACGAGGTTCCTGTCTGGCAAACCAGTCCGGCGGGGCCGTTCGATGCCTGGCCGACCGGTGGCAACGGTTTCGAGTATTTCTACGGATTCATCGGTGGCGAGGCGAATCAGTGGTATCCCACACTCTACGAGGGAACGACACCCGTCGAGAACAAGAAGACGCCCGAGCAAGGGTATCACTTCATGCCCGACATGACTGACAAGGCCATCAAATGGATCGGTCAGCAAAAGACGCTCATGCCGGACAAACCGTTCTTCGTGTACTTCGCTCCCGGTGCCACCCACGCTCCGCACCACGTGCCCAAGTCGTGGGCCGACAAATACAAAGGGCAATTCGATCAAGGTTATGACAAAATCCGCGAGGAGATATTCGCCCGACAAAAACGTCTCGGTGTGATCCCACCCGATGCCAAACTCACGGCTCCGAATCCAGAAGTCCCGAGATGGGAAGACGTGCCGGAGGACTTCAAACCTGTGCTCGCGCGGGAAATGGAAGTCTACGCCGGTTTCTTGGAATACACCGACCACCACGTCGGACGGCTAATCGACTCCCTAGAGAAACTCGAGATTCTCGATAACACGCTGGTTTATTACATCGTTGGTGACAACGGTGCTTCCGCTGAAGGTGGGATCAACGGTTGTTTCAACGAAATGAGCTACTTCAACGGCATCCAGGCATTGGAAACGCCGGAATACCTGACCGCCCGAATCGACGAGTTCGGTGGGCCAAAAGCCTACAATCACTTCGCGGTCGGTTGGGCACTCGCCATGTGCACGCCGTACCAATGGACCAAACAGGTTGCATCTCACTGGGGCGGCACCCGCAACGGAACCGTGATTCACTGGCCGAACGGCATCGATAGCGAAGGTGAGATTCGCGAACAATTCACGCACGTCATCGATGTGGCTCCGACAATCCTCGAGGCCGCCGGTCTGCCGCATCCCGAGTCGGTGAATGGCATCCAGCAACAAGCGATTGAGGGCAAAAGTATGCTCTATTCGTTCAACAATGCGGATGCCCCGGAACAGCACTCGACCCAATACTTCGAGATGTTCGGCAACCGTGGGATCTACCACAACGGTTGGACCGCTGTGACCAAACACCGCACACCCTGGACACCGCAAGATGCCAAGGTGCCTGCGTTCGATGATGACGTTTGGGAACTCTACTCCGACAAAGACTGGACACAGTCGAAGAACCTCGCCAAGGACATGCCGGAGAAACTTCATGAGTTGCAGCGTCAGTGGTTGATTGAAGCAGCACGGTACAATGTGCTTCCGCTCGACGATCGTGTGATCGAGAAGATGAACCCCGATACCGCCGGTCGGCCCATCCTGATTGAAGGCAAGAAACAATTGCTGTTCAGTGGAATGGGACGTCTGCTGGAAAACAACGTGTTGAACATCAAGAACAAATCGCACTCGGTGACAGCGGCAATCGTCGTGCCTGAGAAGGGAGCCGAAGGTGTGATCATCTCACAGGGGGCAAACATTGGCGGTTGGAGTCTGTACGCTCATCAGGGGAAACTCAAGTACTGCTACAACTACGGTGGGTTCAAGAACTATTTTGTCGAATCCGCTCAACCGCTCTCCGTCGGCGAACACCAAGTGCGAATGGAATTCAATTACGACGGTGGCGGGCTCGGAAAAGGCGGGGTTGCCACATTGTATGTGGACGGCAAAAAAGTCGGCCAAGGAAAGGTTGATGCGACGCTCGCCATCGTGTTTTCCGCTGATGACGGATGCGATGTTGGTGAAGATTCCGGCGCAGCGGTTTCCCCGGACTACGGTCCCCTGAGAAACGGATTCAATGGCGTCATCAACGGGGTGCAACTCTCGATTGCCGACGATCCAGATAATCACGTTGTCGATCCGAAAGCCGCCATTCGTGCGGCACTCGGTCGGCAGTGA
- the arsA gene encoding arsenical pump-driving ATPase, whose amino-acid sequence MSLMTNPTRNLFFTGKGGVGKTSMACATAVQLADQGLRVLLVSTDPASNLHDVLATEIGNEPTPINGVPNLDAMNIDPAESARQYRERMVEPYRGVLPDTAVASMEEQFSGACTLEIAAFDEFSRLLGDESATAHYDHVIFDTAPTGHTLRLLTLPAAWSGYMESNTTGTSCLGPLAGLQDQQKLYAQSMAALSDAEKTTLVLVTRPEISALREAARTSEELHAVGIQNQRLIVNGVFSTQTENDEFAIAMESRCDQALSSIPDAIASLPRTDVPLLPAGLMGTEALKRVGKSNAVGEFTPSPSSVPELNFDLTALVDEMATAGHGVVMTMGKGGVGKTTVAAAIAVALADRGHEVLLSTTDPAAHLATTLNSDHLPNLSVSRIDPTQETRDYTAEVMETAGADLDDEGRALLEEDLRSPCTEEIAVFRAFARAVADGNDRFVVLDTAPTGHTILLLDSALAYHREVARQSSQMPESVEQLLSRLRDPNFAHVLIVTLPEATPVHEATQLQNDLRRAEIEPFAWIINQSFQSLPVSDPVLVQRKQNEIPFVGEVNDSLSTRLAVLPWRKEPPTGVNGLRQIVGQPIAVSK is encoded by the coding sequence ATGTCACTTATGACCAACCCAACGCGAAATTTGTTCTTCACCGGTAAGGGCGGTGTCGGCAAAACATCCATGGCGTGTGCGACGGCTGTGCAATTGGCCGATCAAGGATTGCGAGTGCTACTCGTCTCGACCGACCCCGCGTCGAACTTGCACGACGTTTTGGCGACCGAGATCGGAAACGAGCCGACACCCATCAATGGTGTACCGAATTTGGATGCCATGAACATCGATCCGGCGGAATCGGCACGACAGTATCGAGAGCGGATGGTGGAACCGTATCGCGGCGTTCTGCCAGACACGGCGGTTGCCAGCATGGAGGAACAATTCTCCGGTGCCTGCACGCTTGAGATCGCCGCCTTCGATGAGTTCTCGCGTTTGCTCGGTGACGAATCGGCCACCGCACACTACGACCATGTCATTTTCGATACGGCCCCCACCGGTCACACGCTACGATTGCTCACGCTCCCGGCGGCATGGTCGGGGTACATGGAATCGAACACGACGGGCACATCCTGTCTCGGTCCGCTCGCCGGTTTGCAGGATCAACAGAAACTCTACGCACAAAGCATGGCCGCGTTGTCGGACGCGGAGAAGACCACGCTCGTGCTCGTCACGCGGCCGGAAATTTCGGCACTCCGGGAAGCCGCCCGCACGAGCGAGGAACTGCACGCGGTTGGAATTCAGAACCAACGATTGATTGTCAACGGTGTGTTCTCGACGCAAACGGAAAACGATGAATTTGCGATCGCAATGGAGTCTCGTTGCGATCAGGCATTGAGTTCAATTCCAGACGCAATCGCATCCCTGCCACGAACTGACGTCCCCTTGCTCCCCGCCGGTTTGATGGGAACCGAGGCATTGAAGCGGGTCGGCAAGTCGAACGCTGTGGGCGAGTTCACACCGTCACCAAGTTCTGTCCCGGAGTTGAATTTCGACCTGACGGCTTTGGTCGATGAAATGGCAACGGCGGGGCACGGGGTTGTGATGACGATGGGAAAAGGCGGGGTTGGTAAAACGACGGTGGCCGCTGCGATTGCTGTCGCACTGGCCGATCGTGGCCACGAAGTGTTGCTCTCGACCACTGACCCGGCAGCACACTTGGCGACCACGCTGAATAGCGATCACTTGCCCAATTTGAGTGTGAGCCGAATCGACCCCACTCAGGAAACACGCGACTACACCGCCGAAGTCATGGAGACTGCCGGCGCGGATCTCGATGACGAAGGACGAGCACTTCTCGAAGAAGATTTGCGTTCCCCGTGCACCGAGGAAATCGCCGTGTTCCGAGCATTTGCACGTGCCGTCGCGGATGGCAACGATCGGTTCGTGGTGCTCGATACCGCACCCACCGGCCACACGATTCTGCTGCTGGATTCCGCGTTGGCATACCACCGGGAAGTTGCGAGGCAATCGTCTCAAATGCCGGAGTCCGTGGAGCAATTGTTATCGCGACTTCGCGATCCGAACTTTGCTCACGTGCTGATCGTCACACTACCGGAAGCCACACCGGTCCACGAAGCCACTCAACTTCAGAACGATCTCCGCCGTGCCGAAATCGAACCGTTCGCGTGGATCATCAATCAGAGTTTTCAGTCCTTGCCGGTTTCCGATCCGGTTCTCGTGCAGCGGAAGCAAAACGAAATTCCATTCGTCGGTGAAGTCAACGATTCGCTGTCAACACGTCTCGCGGTTCTGCCATGGCGAAAAGAACCACCCACCGGAGTGAACGGTCTACGTCAGATCGTCGGTCAACCGATCGCTGTTTCAAAGTAA
- a CDS encoding arsenate reductase ArsC: MSKPKVLFLCTGNSARSQMAEAFLRRYAGDQFEVHSAGLEPSVINPFTIQAMNEIGYDLEGQRAKSVSEYLGKISARYVIFVCDRAEKACPRIWPNVLQTFCWPFEDPAACTGTAEEKLQKFREVRDKIDSTIQEWLATEQVQAAS, encoded by the coding sequence ATGTCCAAACCCAAAGTTCTATTTCTCTGCACCGGAAATTCGGCCCGCAGCCAAATGGCGGAAGCGTTTCTGCGACGATATGCCGGAGATCAATTTGAAGTTCACAGCGCCGGCTTGGAGCCCTCGGTCATCAACCCGTTCACAATTCAAGCGATGAACGAGATCGGCTACGATCTGGAAGGACAGCGTGCGAAGTCCGTTTCCGAGTACCTTGGAAAAATTTCCGCACGGTATGTGATCTTCGTGTGTGATCGGGCGGAAAAAGCGTGCCCGCGAATTTGGCCGAACGTGTTGCAAACATTCTGTTGGCCATTTGAAGACCCCGCGGCATGTACCGGCACCGCCGAAGAAAAGCTGCAAAAGTTTCGGGAAGTCCGCGACAAAATCGACTCCACCATTCAAGAATGGCTTGCGACAGAGCAAGTGCAAGCTGCTTCCTAA
- the arsD gene encoding arsenite efflux transporter metallochaperone ArsD: protein MSKVQVFDKPMCCSTGVCGPQVDPVLPKFASDLEWLKSQGHQVDRFNLAQQPGAFASNASVQKMLESEGVDCLPLVLVDDRMVSRGEYPSRDNLALWTGTLRTPAALPISSNGGCCGDTGCC from the coding sequence ATGAGCAAAGTCCAAGTTTTCGACAAACCCATGTGTTGCTCCACCGGCGTGTGTGGACCGCAAGTTGATCCCGTGTTGCCGAAGTTCGCGAGTGACCTGGAATGGCTCAAATCACAGGGGCATCAAGTGGATCGGTTCAACCTGGCTCAGCAACCGGGAGCATTTGCGTCGAATGCCTCGGTGCAAAAGATGCTCGAAAGCGAAGGCGTGGATTGTCTGCCGCTCGTGCTGGTGGATGACCGCATGGTTAGCCGCGGCGAATACCCATCGCGTGACAATCTCGCTTTGTGGACGGGCACCTTGCGAACACCAGCGGCACTTCCGATCTCGTCAAATGGCGGATGCTGCGGCGACACCGGTTGCTGCTAA